Proteins from a single region of Sinorhizobium alkalisoli:
- a CDS encoding LysE family translocator encodes MSETLLVGAFLAALSYTLIPGPAFLALLGIGAGQGRRAGALFMGGHLAGDILWSTMALVAIVGARSIGTTIFDVLGLICGAYLAWIGWTALNAQPTGEDRALLAVERPLRRGLVFGLTNPKGYPVALATFTALLAGSANALEFNALPMLLAVSLIGFLLADVILIAIIGASVVRRFYRRHELTIVRLSGLVFIAFAAQAVWHAAPGLFGVRRP; translated from the coding sequence ATGTCCGAGACGCTTCTTGTTGGTGCCTTTCTCGCAGCGCTTTCCTATACGCTGATCCCCGGCCCCGCCTTCCTGGCGCTGCTCGGCATCGGCGCCGGCCAGGGCCGAAGGGCCGGCGCGCTCTTCATGGGCGGCCACCTTGCCGGCGACATTCTCTGGTCGACAATGGCGCTCGTCGCCATCGTCGGCGCCCGGTCGATCGGCACGACGATCTTCGACGTCCTCGGTCTCATCTGCGGAGCCTATCTCGCATGGATCGGCTGGACCGCGCTCAACGCCCAACCGACGGGCGAAGACCGGGCGCTCCTGGCCGTCGAGCGGCCGCTCAGGCGCGGGCTCGTCTTCGGGCTCACCAATCCCAAGGGCTATCCGGTGGCGCTCGCGACCTTCACCGCGCTTCTCGCGGGATCCGCCAATGCGCTGGAATTCAATGCGCTGCCGATGCTGCTTGCCGTGTCGCTGATCGGCTTCCTCCTGGCCGATGTAATCCTGATCGCGATCATCGGCGCTTCGGTCGTGCGCCGCTTCTACCGCCGTCACGAGCTCACGATCGTCCGGCTTTCCGGCCTCGTCTTCATCGCCTTCGCGGCGCAGGCGGTCTGGCACGCGGCGCCCGGCCTTTTCGGCGTGCGGAGGCCTTGA
- the leuB gene encoding 3-isopropylmalate dehydrogenase — protein sequence MTVRNLFLLPGDGIGPEAMAEVRKIIDYMNAELGTGFVTDEGLVGGSAYDAHGAAISEGDMAKALAADAVLFGAVGGPKWDAVPYEVRPEAGLLRLRKDLELFANLRPAICYPALASASSLKPELVEGLDILIVRELTGGVYFGEPKEIIDLGNGQKRGIDTQVYDTYEIERIAGVAFELARTRKNRVCSMEKRNVMKSGVLWNQVVTETHKARYPDVELEHMLADAGGMQLVRQPKQFDVIVTDNLFGDMLSDVAAMLTGSLGMLPSASLGAPDAKTGKRKALYEPVHGSAPDIAGKGIANPIAMIASFAMCLRYSFNLVKEADNLEKAIAKVLDKGIRTGDIMAEGCRKVGTTEMGDAILAEFRALAA from the coding sequence ATGACTGTGCGCAATCTCTTCCTTCTGCCCGGCGACGGCATCGGCCCGGAAGCCATGGCGGAAGTCCGCAAAATCATCGACTACATGAACGCCGAGCTCGGCACCGGCTTCGTGACGGACGAGGGCCTTGTGGGCGGCTCCGCCTATGACGCCCATGGCGCGGCGATCTCGGAAGGGGACATGGCGAAGGCGCTTGCCGCCGATGCCGTACTCTTCGGCGCCGTCGGCGGACCGAAATGGGATGCGGTTCCCTATGAGGTGCGGCCGGAAGCGGGCCTGCTGCGTCTGCGCAAGGATCTCGAGCTCTTCGCCAACCTGCGCCCCGCGATCTGCTATCCCGCACTTGCCAGCGCATCCTCGCTGAAGCCGGAACTGGTCGAGGGCCTCGATATCCTCATCGTGCGCGAATTGACCGGCGGCGTCTATTTCGGCGAGCCGAAGGAGATCATCGACCTCGGCAACGGCCAGAAGCGCGGCATAGACACGCAGGTCTACGACACCTACGAGATCGAGCGCATTGCCGGCGTCGCCTTCGAGCTGGCGCGCACCCGCAAGAACCGCGTCTGCTCGATGGAAAAGCGCAACGTCATGAAGTCGGGCGTGCTCTGGAACCAGGTGGTCACCGAGACACACAAGGCGAGATATCCGGACGTCGAACTCGAGCACATGCTGGCTGATGCCGGCGGCATGCAGCTCGTGCGCCAGCCGAAGCAGTTCGATGTGATCGTCACCGACAACCTGTTCGGCGACATGCTGTCCGACGTCGCCGCCATGCTCACCGGTTCGCTCGGCATGCTGCCGTCGGCCTCGCTCGGCGCACCGGATGCCAAGACCGGCAAGCGCAAGGCGCTCTACGAGCCGGTGCACGGCTCGGCACCCGACATCGCCGGCAAGGGCATCGCCAACCCGATCGCCATGATCGCCTCCTTCGCCATGTGCCTGCGCTATTCCTTCAACCTCGTGAAGGAAGCCGACAACCTGGAAAAAGCGATTGCCAAGGTGCTAGACAAGGGCATCCGCACCGGCGACATCATGGCGGAAGGCTGCCGCAAGGTCGGCACCACCGAGATGGGCGATGCGATCCTGGCCGAATTCAGGGCGCTTGCGGCCTGA
- a CDS encoding phosphatase PAP2 family protein, which translates to MRQPLSSTVWILLTTIVLILALVPFDAYLSEWAKGLPEEIVDFNRMITDFGTFAWMVYASALLFLVAFIANSTAKRETVRQQARTARSLSAYFFLTIGTASVLVHGLKFLIGRARPELLQDYGAYSLTPFAGERVFESFPSGHSTAAGALFGAFAMLMPRFRPLFFVFAVTIGASRVIVGAHYPSDVAAGLLLGLWTAVMFAFLFARQGWHFRRGANGWPVSGPAQTAARDEPQ; encoded by the coding sequence ATGAGGCAACCGCTTTCCTCGACCGTCTGGATCCTGCTGACCACAATCGTTCTCATACTGGCGCTGGTACCCTTCGACGCGTATCTGTCCGAATGGGCAAAGGGCCTGCCGGAAGAAATCGTCGACTTCAACCGAATGATTACCGATTTCGGCACATTCGCCTGGATGGTTTACGCGTCCGCTCTCCTCTTTCTCGTCGCTTTCATCGCCAACAGCACCGCTAAGCGCGAGACGGTACGGCAGCAAGCGCGAACGGCGCGCAGCCTTTCCGCCTATTTCTTCCTGACGATCGGCACCGCCAGCGTTCTGGTTCACGGGCTGAAGTTTCTGATCGGCCGCGCCCGCCCGGAGCTTTTGCAAGACTATGGCGCCTACAGTCTGACACCTTTCGCCGGTGAGCGGGTGTTCGAGAGTTTCCCCTCCGGCCACTCGACCGCGGCCGGTGCCCTGTTCGGTGCCTTTGCGATGCTGATGCCGCGGTTCCGGCCGCTATTCTTCGTCTTCGCCGTGACGATCGGCGCCTCGCGCGTGATCGTCGGCGCCCACTACCCGAGCGATGTGGCCGCCGGCCTGCTGCTCGGTCTTTGGACAGCGGTGATGTTTGCCTTCCTCTTTGCTCGGCAGGGATGGCATTTCCGAAGGGGAGCCAATGGCTGGCCGGTGTCAGGGCCCGCGCAAACCGCTGCGCGGGACGAGCCGCAATAA
- a CDS encoding aspartate-semialdehyde dehydrogenase, with product MGFKIAVAGATGNVGREMLNILSERGFPADEVVALASSRSVGTEVSYGDKTLKVSNLETYDFSNTDICLMSAGGAVSLKYSPKIGQQGCVVIDNSSAWRYDAEVPLIVPEVNPDAISGFTKKNIIANPNCSTAQLVVALKPLHERATIKRVVVSTYQSVSGAGKDGMDELFNQTRAVFVADPIESKKFTKRIAFNVIPHIDVFMEDGYTKEEWKVLAETKKMLDPKIKLTCTAVRVPVFIGHSESVNIEFEKEITADEAREILREAPGCLVVDKRENGGYVTPYECAGEDATYISRIREDATVENGLNLWVVSDNLRKGAALNAVQIAELLVNRGLIKPRSQAA from the coding sequence ATGGGTTTCAAGATTGCAGTCGCAGGCGCCACCGGCAATGTCGGCCGGGAGATGCTGAATATCCTTTCAGAACGTGGGTTTCCTGCAGACGAGGTTGTGGCGCTCGCCTCCTCGCGTTCCGTCGGCACCGAGGTCTCCTACGGCGACAAGACGCTGAAGGTCTCCAATCTCGAAACCTATGATTTCTCCAATACGGACATCTGCCTGATGTCGGCCGGCGGTGCGGTTTCGCTGAAATATTCGCCGAAGATCGGTCAGCAGGGATGCGTCGTGATCGACAACTCCTCTGCCTGGCGCTACGACGCCGAGGTGCCGCTGATCGTGCCCGAGGTCAATCCGGATGCGATCTCCGGCTTCACCAAGAAGAACATCATCGCCAACCCGAATTGCTCGACGGCCCAGCTCGTCGTCGCGCTGAAGCCGCTGCACGAGCGCGCCACGATCAAGCGCGTGGTCGTCTCCACCTATCAGTCGGTGTCCGGTGCCGGCAAGGACGGCATGGACGAACTCTTCAACCAGACGCGTGCCGTCTTCGTGGCCGACCCGATCGAGAGCAAGAAATTCACCAAGCGAATCGCCTTCAACGTCATTCCGCATATCGACGTGTTCATGGAGGACGGCTACACCAAGGAAGAGTGGAAGGTGCTCGCCGAAACCAAGAAGATGCTTGACCCGAAGATCAAGCTGACCTGCACCGCCGTGCGCGTTCCGGTTTTCATCGGCCATTCGGAATCGGTCAATATCGAGTTCGAAAAGGAAATCACCGCCGACGAGGCACGCGAAATCCTGCGCGAGGCACCGGGTTGCCTGGTCGTCGACAAGCGCGAGAACGGCGGCTACGTGACGCCCTATGAATGCGCCGGCGAAGACGCGACCTACATCTCGCGCATCCGCGAAGACGCAACCGTCGAGAACGGCCTCAATCTGTGGGTCGTCTCCGACAACCTCCGCAAGGGTGCGGCACTCAATGCCGTCCAGATCGCCGAGCTTTTGGTTAACCGCGGCCTGATCAAGCCGCGCAGCCAAGCCGCCTGA
- a CDS encoding lytic murein transglycosylase, producing MYKMKRTAAGLAALISVAVVPTAAFAAQCGNDGGRFSAWVQEFKREAAGNGISQSVLDQALGSVSYSRATIRADRGQKSFKLSLDQFMQKRGGQVIISRGSKMRAQHAKLFASIERRYGVPAGPLIAIWGMETGFGSFLGKEHTLSAVATLAYDCRRSAYFTEQLYAAIQLVGRGDLSPSARGAAHGEIGQTQFLPLNVLKYGVDGDGDGHIDMVHSKADALASTANFLRGHGWQPGAGYRPGEPNFVAIQGWNAASVYQQAIAIIASEIDGD from the coding sequence ATGTACAAGATGAAGCGCACAGCGGCGGGGCTCGCGGCCCTCATCTCAGTGGCGGTCGTTCCCACGGCCGCTTTCGCGGCACAATGCGGCAATGACGGCGGCCGGTTTTCGGCCTGGGTGCAAGAATTCAAGCGCGAGGCCGCCGGCAACGGCATCAGCCAGTCCGTGCTTGATCAGGCACTCGGCAGCGTTTCATACAGCCGGGCAACCATCCGTGCCGACCGCGGACAGAAGAGCTTCAAGCTCTCGCTCGACCAATTCATGCAGAAGCGGGGCGGCCAGGTGATCATTTCGCGCGGCAGCAAGATGCGCGCGCAGCATGCCAAGCTCTTCGCCTCGATCGAGCGGCGCTATGGCGTCCCGGCTGGTCCGCTGATCGCCATATGGGGCATGGAGACCGGCTTCGGTTCGTTTTTGGGCAAGGAACACACGCTGTCAGCCGTCGCCACCCTTGCCTATGACTGCCGCCGCTCCGCCTATTTCACCGAACAGCTCTACGCCGCCATCCAGCTTGTCGGCCGCGGTGATCTGAGCCCGTCTGCCCGCGGGGCCGCCCATGGAGAAATCGGCCAGACGCAGTTCCTGCCGCTGAACGTCCTGAAATATGGCGTCGACGGCGACGGCGACGGACACATCGACATGGTCCACTCAAAGGCGGATGCGCTGGCCTCGACCGCGAATTTCCTGCGCGGCCACGGTTGGCAGCCGGGCGCCGGCTACCGGCCCGGCGAGCCGAATTTCGTCGCCATCCAGGGCTGGAACGCCGCCAGCGTCTACCAGCAGGCAATCGCCATCATCGCCTCCGAGATCGACGGCGACTGA
- a CDS encoding carbonic anhydrase, whose protein sequence is MEKQSFPENLLAGYRNFMGGRFSEQQQRYRTLAESGQKPTTMVIACCDSRAAPETIFDSGPGELFVVRNVANMMPPYEPDGHYHSTSAALEFAVQSLRVSDIVVMGHGRCGGIKAALDPDAEPLSPGDFIGRWMHLLKPAAEQIQSYDYMTQSERQRALERVSIRNSVANLRTFPCVQVLEAKGKLRLHGAWFDISTGELWVMDAKTGDFVRPGT, encoded by the coding sequence ATGGAGAAGCAGAGCTTTCCGGAAAATCTCCTGGCCGGCTACCGCAATTTCATGGGCGGCCGTTTCAGCGAACAGCAGCAACGCTACCGGACGCTCGCCGAGAGCGGGCAAAAGCCGACGACGATGGTGATCGCCTGCTGCGATTCGCGCGCCGCACCGGAGACGATCTTCGACAGCGGCCCGGGTGAGCTTTTCGTCGTTCGCAATGTCGCCAATATGATGCCGCCCTACGAGCCAGACGGGCATTATCACTCGACCTCCGCCGCTCTGGAATTCGCGGTCCAGTCGCTGCGCGTCAGCGATATCGTGGTCATGGGCCACGGCCGCTGCGGCGGCATCAAGGCGGCGCTCGATCCGGATGCGGAGCCGCTTTCTCCCGGCGATTTCATCGGCCGCTGGATGCACCTGCTGAAGCCTGCTGCGGAGCAGATACAGAGCTACGACTACATGACCCAGTCGGAACGCCAGCGGGCGCTCGAGCGCGTGTCGATCCGCAACTCGGTGGCCAATCTGAGGACCTTTCCTTGCGTTCAGGTGCTTGAGGCCAAGGGAAAGCTGCGGCTCCATGGCGCCTGGTTCGATATCTCGACCGGCGAGCTCTGGGTCATGGACGCGAAGACCGGCGATTTCGTCCGGCCCGGGACATGA
- the pdxY gene encoding pyridoxal kinase PdxY — protein sequence MSEIPAAPGAVIVISSHVVRGTVGNRAAVFALETLGHLVWALPTVILSWHPGHGRATRVTISDAEFRSIIDDLIDAPWIGEVRAVLSGYLGTPGQAEEVARLVTALKHRNPELFYACDPVIGDSNGLYIPAESAFAIRDRLLPLASLATPNRFELSWLAGAELDTNAAILEAALGLGPPRVLVTSAVAMMNGGTGNLYLSGRHALLAEHRLVENPPNGAGDLLSAVFLARLLQGLSEERALQMATASIFEVIARTAKRGADELTLEQDASSLATPMAMVQMRRLMHPGQMRRK from the coding sequence ATGTCTGAAATTCCTGCCGCGCCCGGCGCCGTCATCGTCATCTCCAGCCACGTGGTTCGCGGCACGGTCGGCAACCGCGCGGCGGTATTCGCGTTGGAGACGCTCGGGCATCTCGTCTGGGCGTTGCCGACGGTCATCCTGTCATGGCATCCCGGCCATGGCCGTGCGACGCGGGTGACGATCTCCGATGCGGAGTTCCGGTCGATCATCGACGATCTTATCGATGCGCCGTGGATCGGCGAAGTGCGCGCGGTGCTTTCCGGCTATCTCGGAACACCCGGCCAGGCCGAGGAAGTCGCGCGGCTGGTAACGGCGCTGAAGCACCGCAATCCCGAGCTTTTCTACGCCTGCGACCCGGTGATCGGCGATTCGAACGGACTCTATATCCCGGCCGAGAGTGCCTTCGCCATTCGTGACCGGCTGCTGCCGCTTGCTTCATTGGCAACGCCGAACCGTTTTGAACTTTCCTGGCTGGCGGGTGCGGAACTCGACACGAACGCGGCGATCCTCGAGGCGGCACTCGGCCTCGGGCCGCCGCGGGTGCTCGTCACATCGGCGGTCGCGATGATGAACGGCGGCACCGGCAACCTCTATCTGTCCGGTCGCCATGCCCTGCTCGCCGAGCATCGGCTGGTCGAGAATCCACCGAACGGCGCGGGTGACCTGCTGTCGGCCGTCTTTCTTGCGCGGCTCCTGCAGGGTCTTTCCGAGGAGCGCGCGCTGCAAATGGCGACCGCCAGCATATTCGAGGTCATCGCACGCACCGCCAAGCGCGGCGCCGACGAGTTGACGCTTGAACAGGACGCCTCAAGCCTCGCGACGCCGATGGCCATGGTGCAGATGCGCCGCCTCATGCATCCGGGCCAAATGCGACGGAAATAG
- a CDS encoding NAD-glutamate dehydrogenase codes for MGVKYNPKRDRHIDAARAAVGKIGVDTLPPEILFGGASNDDLDLYSPDMLALTAAHARKELARWDGGKPQVSVETVPGVAPGGTEVSIIAITERNMPFLYDSVMGEVTSTHRDIHLAIHPILLMQPGKPVKLFDPDEESDPAHRVSHIQIHLGKLTPIEERSLSKRITDVLEQVHQAVHDWPAMTALLDQVMRELEDYHASRKKSDRDEALAFLRWLRDNNFTFLGMREYTYSGKGENATVERGKGRGLGILSNPEVRVLRQGNDAVFTTPEILAFLEGPDFLIVTKANVKSVVHRRAYMDYIGVKRFDTSGNVVGELRIVGLFTSSAYTRQAAEIPLLRHKIEKIIDHFGYDPQSHSGKTLANTLESYPRDDLFQIDVGLLAAFCEQINELGDRPRVRVLPRIDHFDRFVSVIIYVPREQYDSSVREKIGDYLKAVYDGRVSAYYPAFPEGGLARVHFIIGRSGGKTPRVPQAKLEDAVRTIVTRWIDRFNLLARNEGIELSAGEAYQAAFTPAEAYADLGDMSACKSDDPIRISFYHRHGERPDALELKIFHANHPVSLSRRVPLLENLGFRVISEQTYDIGVRAHAQEQCNVVLHDMELLHRDGHTVNLAKAGMALEEAFLAAWDGTIEDDNFNRLVLLAGLTAREVTVLRSYARYLRQAGITYSQGYIADTLNKYPAIAADIFRLFTTRLDPRVEPKSRVKRTNAVLAAIEEALSAVPSLDEDRILRRYVNAVQATLRTNYFQKDAEGRPRPVLAFKLDPKALEGLPEPRPFREIFVYGTEVEGVHLRFGKVARGGLRWSDRAQDYRTEVLGLVKAQQVKNAVIVPVGAKGGFYPKQLPAGGTRDDVFRAGTEAYKTFIRSLLSVTDNIVGPDVVPPEDTVRLDGDDPYFVVAADKGTATFSDTANALAQEADFWLDDAFASGGSAGYDHKKMGITARGAWEAVKRHFREMDIDIQATPFTVAGVGDMSGDVFGNGMLLSEKIRLIAAFDHRDIFIDPNPDTDLSFAERKRMFALPRSSWQDYDRKSLSPGGMIISRADKLVTLTPEAMAAIGIDRQKATPFEIMNAILKSSVDLLWFGGIGTYVRGSNETDAEVGDRANDPIRVTAEEVRARVIGEGANLGVTQKGRIGYSLNGGRCNSDAIDNSAGVNSSDVEVNIKIALASAMRDGRLTRPKRNTLLAAMTSEVAHLVLRNNYQQSLAISLTEMQDLGNRTPLARLMERLEADGHLNRKVETLPSDQAMAERYQAGKPLTRPEIGVLLSYAKLVLFDELIKSDLPDDVYFTATLERYFPAKMRKAYASDIQGHRLRREIVATMLANEAINRGGPAFVSTLTDATGFLPADVVKAAVLALDGFDLPRIYGEIDALDNKIGGIVQNRLYQEVGRIFALVTERALRTRAAEGPVTEAVQRLRDGLQKLRATTRAAISSESAEEAQLRSAAYIESGVPAKLATEIAELSLMTLVPEIMQIAAVTGEPLNRTAQGYFAVTENLRINHLLAAADRVPAVEQFEAMALSRAVADIATARRDITIAALVEHKGDRNPVLAWEEQDRERVLSVRDQLRLLTEKGETTLAKVAVAAGLLSDLARGRAK; via the coding sequence ATGGGCGTGAAATACAATCCGAAGCGAGATCGGCACATCGATGCCGCCCGGGCAGCGGTGGGCAAGATCGGCGTCGACACTCTGCCGCCGGAGATCCTCTTCGGAGGCGCGAGCAATGACGACCTCGACCTTTATTCGCCGGATATGCTGGCTCTGACCGCCGCGCACGCCCGCAAGGAACTGGCCCGCTGGGACGGCGGCAAGCCGCAGGTTTCGGTGGAAACGGTGCCCGGAGTGGCGCCAGGCGGGACCGAGGTTTCGATCATCGCCATCACCGAGCGCAACATGCCGTTCCTCTATGACTCGGTCATGGGCGAGGTAACGAGCACCCATCGCGACATTCACCTTGCCATCCACCCGATCCTCCTCATGCAACCGGGCAAGCCGGTCAAACTTTTCGATCCGGACGAGGAAAGCGATCCGGCGCACCGCGTCAGCCATATTCAGATCCACCTCGGCAAGCTGACGCCGATCGAGGAGCGCTCGCTCAGCAAACGCATCACTGACGTCCTGGAGCAGGTGCATCAGGCGGTGCACGACTGGCCGGCCATGACGGCGCTGCTCGACCAGGTCATGCGCGAGCTCGAGGATTACCACGCCTCGCGCAAAAAGAGCGACCGTGACGAGGCGCTCGCGTTCCTTCGCTGGCTAAGGGACAACAACTTCACCTTCCTCGGCATGCGCGAATACACCTATTCCGGTAAGGGCGAGAACGCGACGGTCGAACGCGGCAAGGGCAGGGGTCTCGGCATTCTCTCCAATCCCGAGGTACGCGTCCTTAGGCAAGGCAACGACGCCGTGTTCACGACGCCGGAGATCCTCGCCTTCCTCGAGGGTCCGGACTTCCTGATCGTCACCAAAGCGAATGTGAAGTCGGTCGTGCATCGCCGCGCCTATATGGATTACATTGGCGTCAAGCGCTTCGACACGTCCGGCAATGTCGTCGGCGAGTTGCGCATCGTCGGCCTCTTCACCTCGAGCGCCTACACCCGCCAGGCGGCGGAGATTCCGCTGCTTAGACACAAGATCGAGAAGATCATCGACCATTTCGGCTACGACCCGCAGAGCCATTCCGGCAAGACCCTGGCAAACACGTTGGAATCCTATCCGCGGGACGATCTGTTTCAAATCGATGTCGGGCTTCTCGCCGCCTTCTGCGAACAGATCAACGAGCTCGGCGACCGGCCGCGGGTGCGCGTTCTGCCGCGCATCGACCATTTCGACCGCTTCGTCTCCGTCATCATATACGTACCGCGCGAGCAATATGATTCCAGCGTCCGCGAGAAGATCGGCGATTACCTGAAAGCCGTCTATGACGGCCGGGTCTCCGCCTATTATCCGGCCTTCCCGGAAGGCGGGCTGGCGCGCGTGCACTTCATCATCGGCCGCTCGGGCGGCAAGACGCCGCGCGTCCCGCAGGCCAAGCTCGAGGATGCGGTGCGCACCATCGTCACGCGCTGGATCGACCGCTTCAACCTGCTCGCCCGCAACGAAGGCATCGAGCTTTCCGCGGGCGAGGCCTATCAGGCCGCGTTCACGCCTGCCGAAGCCTATGCTGACCTTGGCGACATGTCGGCCTGCAAGAGCGACGACCCGATCCGCATCTCCTTCTATCACCGCCATGGCGAAAGGCCGGACGCGCTGGAACTGAAGATCTTCCACGCAAACCACCCGGTCTCGCTCTCCCGCCGCGTGCCGCTGCTCGAAAACCTCGGCTTCCGCGTGATCAGCGAGCAGACTTACGATATCGGCGTGCGTGCCCATGCGCAGGAGCAGTGCAACGTCGTGCTGCACGACATGGAGCTCCTTCATCGTGACGGGCATACGGTCAACCTCGCCAAGGCCGGCATGGCGCTGGAGGAGGCGTTCCTCGCCGCCTGGGACGGCACGATTGAGGACGACAATTTCAATCGGCTGGTCCTTTTGGCGGGCCTGACCGCACGGGAAGTGACGGTGCTGCGCAGCTATGCGCGCTATTTGCGCCAGGCGGGCATCACCTATTCGCAGGGCTACATAGCCGACACGCTGAACAAGTATCCGGCGATTGCCGCCGACATCTTCCGCCTGTTCACCACGCGGCTCGATCCGAGGGTCGAGCCGAAGTCGCGCGTGAAGAGGACCAACGCCGTGCTGGCTGCGATCGAGGAGGCGCTCTCGGCCGTGCCGAGCCTCGACGAGGACCGCATCCTGCGCCGCTACGTCAATGCAGTTCAGGCGACGCTCAGGACCAACTATTTTCAGAAGGATGCGGAAGGCAGGCCGCGGCCCGTGCTCGCCTTCAAGCTCGATCCGAAGGCGCTCGAGGGCCTGCCGGAACCGCGCCCCTTCCGGGAGATTTTCGTCTACGGCACCGAGGTCGAGGGTGTGCACCTGCGCTTCGGCAAGGTGGCGCGCGGCGGGCTCCGCTGGTCCGACCGGGCGCAGGACTACCGCACCGAGGTGCTGGGTCTCGTCAAGGCGCAGCAGGTGAAGAACGCGGTCATCGTCCCCGTCGGCGCCAAGGGCGGCTTCTACCCGAAGCAGCTTCCCGCCGGCGGCACCCGCGATGACGTGTTCAGGGCCGGGACGGAAGCCTACAAGACCTTCATCCGCAGCCTTCTGTCGGTGACCGACAACATCGTCGGCCCGGATGTGGTTCCGCCTGAGGACACGGTGCGGCTTGACGGCGACGACCCCTATTTCGTCGTGGCCGCCGACAAGGGAACCGCAACCTTCTCGGACACGGCGAACGCGCTGGCGCAGGAGGCGGACTTCTGGCTCGACGACGCCTTCGCCTCCGGCGGCTCGGCCGGCTACGACCATAAGAAGATGGGAATTACCGCCCGCGGCGCCTGGGAGGCGGTCAAGCGGCACTTCCGCGAGATGGACATCGACATCCAGGCGACGCCCTTCACGGTGGCCGGCGTCGGCGACATGTCCGGCGACGTCTTCGGCAATGGCATGCTGCTTTCGGAAAAGATCCGGCTGATTGCCGCCTTCGATCACCGTGACATCTTCATAGATCCAAATCCGGATACCGATCTCTCCTTCGCCGAGCGCAAGCGCATGTTCGCCCTGCCGCGCTCGAGCTGGCAGGATTACGACCGCAAGTCGCTTTCGCCGGGCGGCATGATCATTTCCCGCGCCGACAAGCTGGTGACGCTGACGCCCGAAGCCATGGCGGCGATCGGCATCGACAGGCAGAAGGCGACTCCCTTCGAGATCATGAACGCCATTCTGAAGAGCTCGGTCGACCTTCTCTGGTTCGGCGGCATCGGCACCTATGTGCGGGGCAGCAACGAGACGGATGCCGAGGTCGGCGACCGCGCCAACGATCCGATCCGCGTCACGGCGGAAGAGGTGCGCGCCCGGGTGATCGGCGAAGGCGCCAATCTCGGCGTCACCCAGAAGGGCCGCATCGGCTATTCGCTCAATGGCGGGCGCTGCAATTCCGACGCGATCGACAATTCGGCTGGCGTGAATTCCTCAGACGTCGAGGTCAATATCAAGATCGCGCTTGCCTCGGCCATGCGCGACGGGCGCCTGACACGGCCCAAGCGCAACACGCTGCTTGCCGCCATGACCAGCGAGGTGGCCCATCTTGTGCTGCGCAACAACTATCAGCAATCGCTCGCAATCTCGCTGACGGAGATGCAGGACCTTGGCAATCGCACGCCGCTGGCGCGGCTGATGGAGCGGCTCGAGGCCGACGGTCACCTCAACCGCAAGGTTGAGACGCTGCCATCGGACCAGGCCATGGCCGAGCGCTACCAGGCGGGCAAGCCGCTGACACGGCCCGAGATCGGCGTCCTGCTCTCCTACGCAAAGCTCGTGCTATTCGATGAACTGATCAAGAGCGATCTTCCGGACGACGTCTACTTCACCGCGACGCTCGAGCGCTACTTTCCGGCAAAAATGCGCAAAGCCTACGCGAGCGATATCCAGGGGCACCGGCTGCGCCGCGAGATCGTCGCGACGATGCTCGCGAACGAAGCGATCAACCGTGGCGGGCCGGCTTTCGTCTCGACGCTGACGGACGCGACCGGCTTCCTGCCTGCCGACGTCGTCAAGGCAGCCGTACTGGCGCTCGACGGCTTCGATCTGCCGCGAATCTACGGCGAGATCGACGCACTCGACAACAAGATCGGCGGCATCGTCCAGAACCGGCTCTATCAGGAAGTCGGGCGGATATTCGCGCTCGTCACCGAAAGGGCGCTGCGCACCCGCGCTGCGGAGGGACCGGTCACCGAGGCAGTTCAGCGCCTCAGGGACGGGCTCCAGAAGCTCCGCGCCACGACGCGCGCGGCAATCTCCAGCGAGAGCGCCGAGGAGGCACAGCTGAGATCGGCGGCCTACATCGAGAGCGGCGTGCCGGCCAAGCTCGCCACGGAGATCGCGGAACTGTCGCTGATGACCCTTGTGCCGGAGATCATGCAGATCGCTGCGGTGACCGGCGAACCGCTGAACCGCACGGCCCAGGGCTATTTCGCCGTCACGGAAAATCTCCGGATCAACCACCTGCTGGCCGCCGCCGACCGCGTACCCGCCGTAGAGCAATTCGAGGCGATGGCGCTCTCGCGCGCTGTTGCCGATATCGCCACCGCCCGCCGCGACATCACCATCGCCGCCCTCGTCGAGCACAAGGGCGATCGGAACCCTGTTCTGGCGTGGGAGGAGCAGGATCGCGAACGCGTTCTGAGCGTCCGCGACCAGCTGAGGCTGCTAACCGAAAAGGGCGAGACGACGCTCGCCAAGGTAGCGGTGGCCGCCGGCCTCCTCAGCGACCTTGCACGCGGCAGGGCGAAATGA